Proteins encoded together in one Impatiens glandulifera chromosome 1, dImpGla2.1, whole genome shotgun sequence window:
- the LOC124942484 gene encoding vinorine synthase-like codes for MGVRYLEAKVDSMIMDVIECHETEMVDPLIPILMGNGEEEDEIFAIQVNYFNCGGIAIGTYVPHKIADGVSFFSFMTSWATICRQHDNTINTLKPSFPSSSLFPPKEKHDYNPQSEDCKETLVTRRFVFDASKISSMRAKAKIDHDHPIPTRVEVVSTFIWKYATVDKPDKPYITFQAVNLRSRMVPPLSEHAIGNLVVLAYAYCSYEDSNDLTVMGRKVREGIRRIDDEYIRRIQGDEGFPVYNVDFGMGKPVWASLGSLINKNGAILLDSKCGEGIEAWVTMNEQDMARFQHAFVRANTSSST; via the exons ATGGGCGTTCGATATTTGGAGGCGAAAGTCGATTCAATGATCATGGACGTGATCGAGTGCCACGAAACAGAAatggttgacccgctcataccCATCTTGATGGgaaatggtgaagaagaagatgagattTTCGCAATCCAAGTTAACTACTTTAACTGCGGAGGTATCGCAATTGGCACCTATGTCCCACATAAGATTGCAGACGGGGTCTCATTTTTCTCATTCATGACATCGTGGGCTACCATATGTCGTCAACATGATAACACGATTAATACCTTGAAGCCGAGCTTTCCCTCATCATCCCTCTTTCCGCCAAAGGAGAAACACGACTACAATCCTCAATCCGAAGACTGTAAAGAGACCCTTGTCACTAGGAGGTTTGTTTTTGACGCAAGTAAGATAAGTTCAATGAGAGCAAAGGCGAAAATTGATCATGATCATCCCATTCCAACCCGAGTGGAAGTAGTATCGACTTTCATATGGAAGTACGCTACGGTCGATAAGCCTGACAAACCATACATCACATTTCAGGCGGTGAACCTAAGGAGCCGAATGGTGCCTCCATTGTCGGAGCATGCAATTGGGAATCTCGTTGTGCTGGCATATGCATATTGCAGCTACGAAGACTCGAATGATTTAACAGTGATGGGAAGGAAGGTGAGGGAAGGGATCCGGAGAATTGACGACGAGTACATAAGGCGTATTCAAGGGGATGAAGG GTTTCCAGTTTATAATGTTGATTTTGGTATGGGGAAGCCTGTTTGGGCgagcttaggcagtttgatcaACAAGAACGGCGCTATTCTACTGGATTCAAAATGCGGAGAAGGTATAGAGGCGTGGGTCACTATGAATGAACAAGACATGGCTCGTTTTCAGCATGCTTTTGTTAGAGCTAATACATCATCATCAACGTAA
- the LOC124942504 gene encoding stemmadenine O-acetyltransferase-like, protein MPSFFIPTILYYHHQFQTTSIAQLELISSRLRESLSQTLTMFYPFAGRLNRCDNSIDCNDMGVRYLEAKVDSMIMDVIECHETEMVDPLIPILMGNGEEEDEIFAIQVNYFNCGGIAIGTYVPHKIADGVSFFSFMTSWATICRQHDNTINTLKPSFPSSSLFPPKEKHDYNPQSEDCKETLVTRRFVFNASKISSMRAKAKIDHDHPIPTRVEVVSTFIWKYATVDKPDKPYITFQAVNLRSRMVPPLSEHAIGNLVVLAYAYCSYEDSNDLTVMGRKVREGIRRIDDEYIRRIQGDEGYAVMMKNWMKVEELSTREDANIFKFSSWCRFPVYNVDFGMGKPVWASLGSLINKNGAILLDSKCGEGIEAWVTMNEQDMARFQHAFVRANTSSST, encoded by the coding sequence ATGCCTAGTTTCTTCATCCCCACAATTCTCTATTACCATCACCAGTTCCAAACCACTTCCATCGCACAACTTGAACTCATCTCTTCCCGCCTTAGAGAATCGCTCTCCCAAACCCTGACCATGTTCTACCCTTTTGCAGGGAGGCTCAATAGATGCGACAACTCAATAGACTGCAACGACATGGGCGTTCGATATTTGGAGGCGAAAGTCGATTCAATGATCATGGACGTGATCGAGTGCCACGAAACAGAAatggttgacccgctcataccCATCTTGATGGgaaatggtgaagaagaagatgagattTTCGCAATCCAAGTTAACTACTTTAACTGCGGAGGTATCGCAATTGGCACCTATGTCCCACATAAGATTGCAGACGGGGTCTCATTTTTCTCATTCATGACATCGTGGGCTACCATATGTCGCCAACATGATAACACGATTAATACCTTGAAGCCGAGCTTTCCCTCATCATCCCTCTTCCCGCCAAAGGAGAAACACGACTACAATCCTCAATCCGAAGACTGTAAAGAGACCCTTGTCACTAGGAGGTTTGTTTTTAACGCAAGTAAGATAAGTTCAATGAGAGCAAAGGCGAAAATTGATCATGATCATCCCATTCCAACCCGAGTGGAAGTAGTATCGACTTTCATATGGAAGTACGCTACGGTCGATAAGCCTGACAAACCATACATCACATTTCAGGCGGTGAACCTAAGGAGCCGAATGGTGCCTCCATTGTCGGAGCATGCAATTGGGAATCTCGTTGTGCTGGCATATGCATATTGCAGCTACGAAGACTCGAATGATTTAACAGTGATGGGAAGGAAGGTGAGGGAAGGGATCCGGAGAATTGACGACGAGTACATAAGGCGTATTCAAGGGGATGAAGGGTATGCAGTGATGATGAAAAATTGGATGAAGGTAGAGGAGCTGTCAACAAGAGAGGATGCCAATATCTTTAAATTTAGCAGTTGGTGCAGGTTTCCAGTTTATAATGTTGATTTTGGTATGGGGAAGCCTGTTTGGGCgagcttaggcagtttgatcaACAAGAACGGCGCTATTCTACTGGATTCAAAATGCGGAGAAGGTATAGAGGCGTGGGTCACTATGAATGAACAAGACATGGCTCGTTTTCAGCATGCTTTTGTTAGAGCTAATACATCATCATCAACGTAA
- the LOC124942515 gene encoding stemmadenine O-acetyltransferase-like has protein sequence MPSFFIPTILYYHHQFQTTSIAQLELISSRLRESLSQTLTMFYPFAGRLNRCDNSIDCNDMGVRYLEAKVDSMIMDVIECHETEMVDPLIPILMGNGEEEDEIFAIQVNYFNCGGIAIGTYVPHKIADGVSFFSFMTSWATICRQHDNTINTLKPSFPSSSLFPPKEKHDYNPQSEDCKETLVTRRFVFDASKISSMRAKAKIDHDHPIPTRVEVVSTFIWKYATVDKPDKPYITFQAVNLRSRMVPPLSEHAIGNLVVLAYAYCSYEDSNDLTVMGRKVREGIRRIDDEYIRRIQGDEGYAVMMKNWMKVEELSTREDANIFKFSSWCRFPVYNVDFGMGKPVWASLGSLINKNGAILLDSKCGEGIEAWVTMNEQDMARFQHAFVRANTSSST, from the coding sequence ATGCCTAGTTTCTTCATCCCCACAATTCTCTATTACCATCACCAGTTCCAAACCACTTCCATCGCACAACTTGAACTCATCTCTTCCCGCCTTAGAGAATCGCTCTCCCAAACCCTGACCATGTTCTACCCTTTTGCAGGGAGGCTCAATAGATGCGACAACTCAATAGACTGCAACGACATGGGCGTTCGATATTTGGAGGCGAAAGTCGATTCAATGATCATGGACGTGATCGAGTGCCACGAAACAGAAatggttgacccgctcataccCATCTTGATGGgaaatggtgaagaagaagatgagattTTCGCAATCCAAGTTAACTACTTTAACTGCGGAGGTATCGCAATTGGCACCTATGTCCCACATAAGATTGCAGACGGGGTCTCATTTTTCTCATTCATGACATCGTGGGCTACCATATGTCGTCAACATGATAACACGATTAATACCTTGAAGCCGAGCTTTCCCTCATCATCCCTCTTTCCGCCAAAGGAGAAACACGACTACAATCCTCAATCCGAAGACTGTAAAGAGACCCTTGTCACTAGGAGGTTTGTTTTTGACGCAAGTAAGATAAGTTCAATGAGAGCAAAGGCGAAAATTGATCATGATCATCCCATTCCAACCCGAGTGGAAGTAGTATCGACTTTCATATGGAAGTACGCTACGGTCGATAAGCCTGACAAACCATACATCACATTTCAGGCGGTGAACCTAAGGAGCCGAATGGTGCCTCCATTGTCGGAGCATGCAATTGGGAATCTCGTTGTGCTGGCATATGCATATTGCAGCTACGAAGACTCGAATGATTTAACAGTGATGGGAAGGAAGGTGAGGGAAGGGATCCGGAGAATTGACGACGAGTACATAAGGCGTATTCAAGGGGATGAAGGGTATGCAGTGATGATGAAAAATTGGATGAAGGTAGAGGAGCTGTCAACAAGAGAGGATGCCAATATCTTTAAATTTAGCAGTTGGTGCAGGTTTCCAGTTTATAATGTTGATTTTGGTATGGGGAAGCCTGTTTGGGCgagcttaggcagtttgatcaACAAGAACGGCGCTATTCTACTGGATTCAAAATGCGGAGAAGGTATAGAGGCGTGGGTCACTATGAATGAACAAGACATGGCTCGTTTTCAGCATGCTTTTGTTAGAGCTAATACATCATCATCAACGTAA
- the LOC124942526 gene encoding RNA polymerase II-associated factor 1 homolog translates to MGRDSALFKHLSQVDFEEIQLKGGRKKKADKKAALAKAKAESKGKEKVTFSEPPQQTEDEEWASHSERTDTEKTEDERSGGEEDGEEGDKETDDEGGDKDKEEADEAEADRISLKLLQGAKKRAESIEELYLE, encoded by the exons atggggcgcgATTCGGCTTTGTTTAAGCACctatctcaggtggatttcgaggaaatccagCTGAAAG gtggccgaaagaagaaagccgacaAGAAAGCGGCCCTAGCCAAAGCAAAGGCcgaaagcaaaggaaaagagaaagtaacctTCTCGGAACCGCCGCAGCAGACGGAGGATGAAGAGTGGGCTTCCCACTCTGAAAGAACCGATACAGAGAAGACCGAGGACGAAAGATCG ggtggtgAAGAGGATGGTGAAGAAGGTGATAAAGAAACTGACGATGAAGGCGGCGACAAAGACAAGGAGGAGGCCGacgaagcagaggccgataggatatCTCTAAAACTCCTTCAGGGCGCCAAAAAGCGAGCCGAGTCGATTGAGGAGCTATACCTGGAATGa